A portion of the Adhaeribacter radiodurans genome contains these proteins:
- a CDS encoding YeaH/YhbH family protein, translating to MSHIIDRRKNDKGKSTGNRQKFLRRVEGQIRRAIPDIISQESIKDSNTGGNVKVPVRGLKEPNFQHDPKTGKKQIVKPGNDRFNEGDRIPKPKEGEGGIGGQKGSNSPEISEDEFTVVLSREEFMKYFFDDLALPNMVKKLMESTETFEMKRAGYTRDSVPSRLNIKSSFQQSLGRRLALKGVLDKKLQNLQAQFANCNHPDQKEALAEEIEKVKRQSITIPFFEDIDLRYNNFERINIPVTSAVMFCIMDVSGSMGFHEKDISKRFFTLLYIFLTRLYKNVELVFIRHHTEAKEVNEDEFFNSRESGGTVVAPSLKLMHQIIRTRYDENWNVYCCQASDGDVWSKQDALECKKLVKETILPIIQYMAYIEINNRTKQSDLWQAYNQISNDENFAIRHINEVFDIWPVFQGLFRKRNNVKAG from the coding sequence ATGAGCCATATAATTGATAGAAGAAAAAATGATAAAGGAAAATCTACGGGTAACCGGCAAAAGTTCCTGAGAAGGGTGGAGGGCCAAATCAGAAGGGCTATTCCGGATATTATAAGCCAGGAAAGCATTAAAGACAGCAATACGGGGGGCAATGTAAAAGTACCCGTTCGGGGATTAAAAGAACCTAACTTTCAGCATGATCCTAAAACCGGCAAAAAACAAATTGTAAAGCCAGGCAATGACCGATTTAACGAAGGGGACCGCATCCCTAAACCAAAAGAAGGAGAGGGCGGTATTGGTGGCCAAAAAGGATCTAACAGCCCGGAAATATCGGAAGATGAGTTTACCGTAGTTTTGTCGCGGGAAGAATTTATGAAATACTTTTTCGATGATCTGGCGCTTCCCAATATGGTAAAAAAGTTAATGGAAAGTACCGAAACCTTTGAAATGAAAAGGGCAGGCTATACCCGCGATAGCGTTCCTTCCCGCTTAAATATCAAGTCAAGCTTCCAGCAATCGTTGGGCCGACGTTTAGCTTTAAAAGGGGTATTAGATAAAAAACTGCAGAACCTTCAGGCGCAATTTGCCAATTGTAACCATCCTGACCAAAAGGAAGCTTTGGCAGAGGAAATAGAAAAAGTAAAACGGCAGTCTATTACCATTCCTTTTTTCGAGGATATCGACCTACGATATAACAATTTTGAACGGATAAATATTCCGGTTACATCTGCTGTTATGTTTTGTATTATGGATGTTTCAGGTTCCATGGGCTTTCACGAGAAAGATATATCCAAGCGGTTTTTTACGCTTTTGTATATTTTTCTTACCAGGCTGTATAAAAATGTAGAACTGGTATTCATCCGTCATCACACCGAAGCCAAAGAAGTAAACGAAGACGAATTTTTCAACTCTAGAGAAAGCGGCGGAACGGTAGTGGCTCCTTCTTTAAAATTAATGCATCAGATTATTCGCACCCGGTACGATGAAAACTGGAATGTGTATTGTTGCCAGGCATCCGACGGAGACGTGTGGTCGAAACAAGATGCCCTGGAATGTAAAAAGCTGGTAAAGGAAACTATTTTACCAATTATTCAATACATGGCCTATATCGAAATAAACAATCGGACCAAACAAAGCGATCTGTGGCAGGCTTACAACCAAATCAGCAATGACGAAAACTTTGCCATCAGGCATATTAACGAAGTATTTGACATATGGCCGGTCTTCCAGGGACTATTCCGGAAAAGAAATAATGTAAAAGCAGGGTAG
- a CDS encoding SpoVR family protein, translating into MDTENYRALFCNPNWDYDTLEAADKIISKIGKEYLKLKTYPNQIEIVTSEQMLDAYSLTGLPTSYPHWKFGKDFVLNQNNYTKGRMGLSYEMVINSNPCISYNMENNSTCMMLLVIAHACQGHNAFFRNNYLFKEWTSAGTIVDYMVFARDFILKCEEEFGGDEVESVLDACHALMNHGVDNYKKPSRLSSVEENERLKKLITIKRENFNELWKTLPTGLKLPEPSPGEEQKFPKEPEENILYFIEKYAPALPAWKREIIRIVRKVAQYFYPQGATKVMNEGFATFTHYHIINKLFEEGYLNDGFMLEFLKSHSGVLYQPEYNSKYYSGLNPYTLGFNIFMDIKRICQNPTLEDKQWFPNLIEKDWLEQMHYVMENFRDDSFILQYLSPKVIRDMKLFTIVDNENDEEYEIGSIHNERGYKKIREQLSNQYDRSFHVPNIQVTKIDQHQTSKLYLTHYIQKDRRLDIESTQETLEHIRYLWEFPVELHSKNKLGINENTFEA; encoded by the coding sequence ATGGATACAGAAAATTATAGGGCCCTGTTCTGTAACCCGAATTGGGATTATGACACCCTGGAAGCGGCAGATAAAATTATAAGTAAAATCGGGAAAGAATACCTGAAATTAAAAACGTACCCGAACCAGATAGAGATTGTAACCTCGGAGCAAATGCTGGATGCATACTCGCTAACGGGTTTACCTACTTCTTACCCGCACTGGAAATTCGGGAAAGATTTCGTCTTGAACCAGAATAACTATACCAAAGGGCGTATGGGGCTTTCCTACGAAATGGTTATTAATTCTAATCCCTGCATTAGTTATAACATGGAGAATAACTCTACTTGTATGATGCTGCTGGTTATTGCGCACGCCTGCCAGGGACACAATGCCTTTTTCAGGAACAACTACCTGTTTAAAGAATGGACTTCGGCGGGAACAATAGTAGATTATATGGTTTTTGCCCGTGATTTTATTTTAAAATGCGAAGAAGAATTTGGTGGAGACGAAGTAGAAAGTGTTTTAGATGCCTGCCATGCCCTGATGAACCACGGAGTGGATAATTACAAAAAGCCTTCTCGTTTATCGTCGGTAGAAGAAAACGAAAGGCTGAAAAAGCTGATTACGATTAAAAGAGAAAACTTTAACGAACTATGGAAAACCTTACCTACCGGTTTAAAATTACCGGAACCTAGCCCCGGAGAAGAACAGAAGTTTCCGAAAGAGCCCGAAGAAAATATTTTGTATTTTATTGAAAAATACGCCCCCGCTCTGCCCGCCTGGAAAAGAGAAATTATTAGAATTGTAAGAAAAGTAGCGCAATACTTTTACCCCCAAGGTGCCACTAAGGTAATGAACGAAGGTTTTGCCACTTTTACGCATTATCATATTATTAATAAGCTTTTCGAGGAAGGCTATTTAAACGATGGCTTTATGCTGGAGTTTTTAAAAAGCCACAGCGGCGTTTTATACCAACCAGAATACAATAGTAAATATTATTCGGGCCTGAACCCGTATACCTTAGGTTTTAATATTTTTATGGATATTAAACGGATTTGCCAGAATCCGACCCTAGAAGATAAACAATGGTTCCCGAACCTGATCGAAAAAGATTGGCTGGAACAGATGCATTATGTTATGGAAAATTTCCGGGACGATAGTTTTATTTTACAATACCTGTCACCGAAAGTTATCCGGGATATGAAATTATTTACCATTGTAGATAACGAAAACGATGAAGAGTACGAGATAGGATCCATCCACAATGAGCGGGGTTACAAAAAAATCCGGGAACAGTTAAGTAACCAATACGACCGATCTTTTCATGTCCCGAACATCCAGGTTACTAAAATAGATCAGCACCAAACCAGTAAATTATACCTGACGCATTATATTCAAAAAGATCGCAGACTGGATATTGAAAGTACGCAAGAAACGCTGGAGCATATCCGGTATTTATGGGAATTCCCGGTTGAACTTCACTCTAAAAACAAGCTGGGGATCAATGAAAATACGTTTGAAGCGTAG
- a CDS encoding sensor histidine kinase encodes MYLHFVPFLQGMLYVGNTAPLTEDEISLVQSLANAFSTAYARYDDFTKLESAKQQIEASLSELRTMQSQLIQKEKMASLGELTAGIAHEIQNPLNFVNNFSEVNQELIAEMKEELAKGNLEEVKELAANLEENEQKINHHGKRADSIVKGMLQHSRSSSGEKQLTNINALTDEYLRLSYHGLRSKNKDFNAILVTDFDYSLDKVEVVPQELGRVLLNLLNNAFYSTQQKKAQLNGQFQAEVRVTTCRTNGKVEIRIRDNGTGIPESVKHKIFQPFFTTKPTGQGTGLGLSLSYDIITKGHGGELKIESREGEYSEFTILLPL; translated from the coding sequence TTGTATTTACACTTTGTGCCTTTTTTGCAAGGCATGTTGTATGTAGGCAATACCGCACCACTTACCGAAGATGAAATCAGCCTGGTTCAATCGCTGGCAAATGCCTTTTCTACGGCTTATGCCAGATACGACGATTTTACAAAACTGGAAAGTGCTAAACAACAAATTGAAGCAAGTTTATCTGAGTTAAGAACTATGCAGTCGCAGTTAATTCAAAAAGAAAAAATGGCTAGCCTCGGTGAACTCACCGCAGGCATTGCGCATGAAATACAAAACCCTTTAAATTTCGTCAATAACTTTTCAGAAGTAAACCAAGAGTTAATTGCTGAGATGAAAGAAGAACTGGCAAAAGGTAATCTGGAAGAAGTAAAAGAACTGGCAGCTAATCTGGAGGAAAACGAACAAAAAATAAACCACCATGGCAAACGTGCCGACTCCATTGTAAAAGGTATGCTACAACACTCCCGCAGCAGTTCGGGCGAGAAACAATTAACAAATATTAATGCTTTAACTGATGAATACTTACGCCTCTCCTACCATGGCCTCCGATCCAAGAATAAGGATTTTAATGCCATCTTAGTCACTGATTTTGATTATAGCCTTGACAAAGTGGAAGTTGTACCGCAGGAACTGGGAAGAGTGTTATTAAACTTATTAAATAATGCTTTCTATTCCACCCAGCAGAAGAAAGCACAATTGAACGGCCAATTTCAGGCCGAGGTGAGAGTAACAACCTGCCGGACTAATGGGAAAGTGGAAATTAGGATCCGCGATAATGGTACCGGTATTCCGGAAAGTGTAAAACATAAAATCTTCCAGCCTTTCTTTACCACCAAACCCACCGGACAAGGTACCGGATTAGGCTTGTCGCTGAGTTACGACATTATTACCAAAGGGCATGGCGGTGAGCTGAAGATTGAAAGCCGGGAAGGAGAATATTCGGAGTTTACAATTTTGTTACCGTTGTAA
- a CDS encoding nuclear transport factor 2 family protein: protein MTLQKEQALLDAYEKFIQLNLGNVPLELAPGLVAENMMIYDTAKDERVFSLKDYLQIVSNQREQSKGHIVQIAATPVFHKTSAKEDVATIVTKLILKIMVEGNQHEICIRLTTVMEFQNEQWLAVHVHASKSDDRSTSGGTLHLKEWESKNEQLQQLVNEKTADLEHKNRQLEIEAALERVRAKMMAMHKSEELKEVIQLILDQLCGLQFNIDSASFVVDFRKSLDLRVWVAAPGQQYASLINLPYIDHPIFKRLVEAQEKEEHFYALTCTTEEKNRFFDHFFKYAPVTEERRKVMYSSTGWTQSSVLMKTVALNIYNYSGIPFSEEQNITVLRFGNVFEQTFTRFLDLQKAEEQAREAQIETALERVRSCSMAMQKSEELREVIQLVLDRLCDLNFNIHSASFAVELNESNDLRVWVAAPGQQYASRINFPYLNHLIFNRYVEAKEKGEEFYILTCTKEEKNRFFDHFFKYAPVPEDRRNIVYSSNGWAQSSMLMKTVALNIQNYDGVLYSEEQNNTLKRFGKVFEQTYTRFLDLQKAEAGAKEAVRQASLDRVRAEIASMRTTSDLERITPLIWKELSVLNVAFIRCGVFIMSEEQQQAHVYLSTPDGKAIAAFQLPFKNTELIEGVLSHWRNNRIFVDHWDAQKFAAWTKSLVEASLIKKG from the coding sequence ATGACCCTACAAAAAGAACAAGCCTTACTTGATGCGTATGAGAAATTTATACAGCTAAATTTAGGCAACGTGCCCTTAGAATTAGCTCCTGGTCTTGTGGCAGAAAACATGATGATCTATGATACTGCCAAGGATGAAAGAGTGTTTTCATTAAAAGATTATCTGCAAATAGTATCCAATCAACGGGAACAATCAAAAGGTCATATTGTCCAAATTGCAGCAACTCCTGTATTTCACAAAACTTCAGCAAAGGAAGATGTCGCAACCATTGTCACAAAATTAATACTAAAAATAATGGTAGAGGGCAATCAGCATGAAATCTGTATTAGACTAACAACGGTAATGGAATTTCAGAATGAACAATGGCTGGCTGTTCATGTACATGCTTCTAAATCTGACGATAGATCAACAAGCGGGGGCACTTTGCATTTAAAGGAGTGGGAAAGTAAAAATGAGCAACTACAACAGCTGGTAAATGAAAAAACCGCTGACCTGGAACATAAAAACCGGCAGTTAGAGATTGAAGCCGCTTTGGAAAGAGTACGAGCCAAGATGATGGCCATGCATAAAAGTGAGGAGTTGAAGGAAGTCATTCAACTGATACTGGATCAGCTATGCGGGCTACAATTCAATATAGACTCAGCGAGCTTTGTGGTAGATTTTAGAAAAAGCCTTGATTTGCGAGTTTGGGTGGCAGCCCCCGGTCAGCAATACGCTTCCCTAATCAATCTTCCTTATATAGATCATCCAATATTTAAACGCTTGGTTGAAGCACAGGAGAAAGAGGAGCATTTTTATGCACTTACCTGCACAACGGAAGAGAAAAACAGGTTTTTTGATCATTTTTTTAAATACGCTCCGGTAACGGAGGAAAGAAGAAAAGTCATGTACAGTAGCACTGGTTGGACGCAATCATCTGTATTAATGAAAACAGTGGCCTTAAATATTTATAATTACTCCGGAATTCCTTTTTCCGAAGAACAGAATATTACGGTTTTACGATTTGGTAATGTCTTTGAACAAACCTTTACCCGTTTTCTCGACTTGCAAAAAGCTGAAGAGCAAGCCAGAGAAGCCCAAATAGAAACTGCACTCGAAAGAGTAAGAAGCTGCTCCATGGCCATGCAAAAAAGTGAGGAGTTAAGAGAAGTAATTCAGTTGGTGTTGGATCGGTTATGCGACCTTAATTTTAACATCCATTCAGCAAGTTTTGCGGTTGAATTGAACGAAAGTAATGATTTAAGGGTCTGGGTGGCGGCACCCGGCCAGCAATATGCCTCCCGGATTAATTTTCCTTATTTAAATCATCTAATATTTAACCGTTATGTGGAAGCAAAAGAAAAAGGAGAAGAATTTTATATACTTACCTGTACCAAAGAGGAAAAAAACAGATTTTTTGACCATTTTTTTAAATATGCACCAGTACCGGAAGATAGAAGAAATATTGTGTATAGTAGCAATGGCTGGGCACAATCTTCTATGTTAATGAAAACAGTTGCCCTGAACATTCAAAATTACGACGGCGTTTTATATTCAGAAGAACAGAATAATACCCTAAAACGGTTTGGCAAAGTGTTCGAGCAAACCTATACCCGCTTTCTGGACCTGCAAAAAGCTGAAGCAGGCGCCAAAGAGGCAGTAAGGCAAGCATCATTAGATCGGGTACGTGCCGAAATAGCCAGTATGCGCACCACCAGCGACCTGGAACGGATTACGCCATTAATTTGGAAAGAATTATCCGTACTGAATGTGGCATTTATCCGATGCGGTGTTTTTATCATGAGCGAAGAACAACAGCAAGCTCATGTTTATTTATCTACACCCGATGGGAAGGCCATTGCTGCCTTTCAGCTGCCGTTTAAAAATACAGAATTAATTGAAGGTGTATTGAGCCACTGGCGAAACAATCGAATATTCGTTGACCATTGGGATGCACAAAAATTTGCCGCCTGGACAAAAAGCTTAGTGGAAGCAAGCCTTATAAAAAAAGGATGA
- a CDS encoding sensor histidine kinase — translation MVKVRVGDNGMGIPDSIKQKILQPFFTTKPTGQGTGLGLSLSYDIVIKGLGGELKVETKEGEFAEFIVILPIA, via the coding sequence ATAGTAAAAGTAAGAGTGGGCGACAATGGCATGGGTATTCCGGATTCAATCAAACAGAAAATCTTACAACCCTTTTTTACTACTAAACCCACTGGGCAAGGTACTGGTTTAGGCTTGTCATTAAGCTATGATATTGTTATTAAAGGTCTCGGCGGGGAGCTGAAGGTGGAGACAAAAGAAGGAGAGTTCGCAGAATTTATAGTTATATTACCTATTGCTTAA
- a CDS encoding sensor histidine kinase → MINSQDDLFKDFETVRQISIIPTMLEVICQLTGMGFAAVARVTNDRWLACKVRDEVAFGLKEGEELKVETTLCNEIRDIRQPIIIDNVAEDPVFCNHHTPKIYGLQSYISFPIILKDGTFFGTLCAIDAKPADLNNTKVVGTFSLFTELLSFHLQSVDLLERSHTSNISLQNKNRILTNVNNELDDFVHSASHDLKSPITNIASLVDILGEIVEEEIIDKPMTQQIIGLIKSDLKRFTGTIKDLTTFVEVNNSNDTERCEEINISEVVESVKQDLNNWIIESNANIKVQGEDHIWLNLSKKNFKSILYNLLSNALKYRSPERVPEVLVKINHGNGKVILTVTDNGLGIPFDKQDKIFTMFKRFHNHVEGSGVGLYIVKRMVDNINGQILVNSTLNQGTTITILF, encoded by the coding sequence ATGATTAATTCTCAAGACGATTTGTTTAAAGATTTCGAGACCGTAAGGCAGATTTCGATTATCCCCACCATGTTAGAAGTTATTTGCCAACTAACCGGAATGGGTTTTGCCGCTGTAGCAAGGGTAACAAATGACAGGTGGCTGGCTTGTAAGGTGCGGGATGAAGTGGCTTTTGGCTTAAAAGAAGGTGAAGAATTAAAAGTAGAAACAACACTTTGTAACGAAATCCGGGATATTCGCCAGCCCATTATTATTGATAATGTAGCGGAAGATCCGGTTTTTTGTAACCATCATACTCCTAAAATATACGGTTTACAAAGCTACATCTCTTTTCCAATTATTTTAAAAGATGGAACTTTCTTCGGTACGCTATGCGCCATAGATGCTAAACCAGCCGATTTAAACAATACAAAGGTTGTTGGCACCTTCTCGTTATTTACCGAACTTCTATCTTTTCATTTACAAAGCGTGGACTTACTGGAACGGAGCCATACCAGTAATATTAGTTTACAGAATAAAAACAGAATTCTCACGAATGTAAATAACGAACTAGATGATTTTGTTCACTCTGCCTCGCACGATTTAAAATCGCCGATTACCAATATTGCCAGCTTAGTTGATATTTTGGGGGAAATTGTGGAAGAAGAAATTATCGATAAACCAATGACTCAGCAAATTATAGGGTTGATAAAGTCTGACTTAAAGAGATTTACCGGCACCATAAAAGACCTTACCACTTTTGTAGAAGTTAATAATAGTAACGATACAGAAAGATGCGAAGAAATAAATATTTCTGAAGTGGTAGAAAGTGTGAAACAAGATTTAAATAATTGGATTATTGAATCCAACGCCAACATCAAGGTGCAGGGAGAAGATCATATCTGGTTAAATTTATCTAAAAAGAATTTTAAAAGCATCTTATATAACTTACTGAGTAATGCCTTAAAATATCGTTCGCCAGAAAGAGTTCCGGAAGTTTTAGTAAAAATAAACCATGGAAATGGCAAGGTAATTCTTACAGTAACCGACAATGGTTTGGGAATTCCGTTTGACAAACAGGATAAAATATTTACTATGTTTAAACGCTTTCACAACCACGTAGAAGGCAGCGGTGTTGGTTTGTACATTGTAAAGCGAATGGTCGATAATATTAACGGTCAAATTCTGGTAAACAGCACCTTAAACCAAGGCACCACAATTACTATTTTATTTTAA
- a CDS encoding YceI family protein, whose translation MKSILTFCTLLFINVLLLLSSCKHTEPEAKETYVLDNNSVAEWKGSSPALFHEGDFSVSSTNLKVVNAKIKSGTFTIPIASIRNFDLSEEVKPQLLNHLKSPDFFNLALYPEASFTIVQVTPYTGKESTAIIGANYLVNGNFTLLGKTNSISFPAKININNKKLTAEATFTLDRTKWGMNYAADPALGEHHILPAVSIHLLLNGHRS comes from the coding sequence ATGAAATCAATTCTAACTTTTTGCACCCTCTTATTTATAAATGTTTTGCTTTTATTGAGTAGCTGCAAACACACCGAACCAGAAGCAAAAGAAACGTATGTACTCGATAACAACTCAGTTGCCGAATGGAAAGGCTCCAGTCCAGCCTTATTTCACGAAGGAGATTTTTCGGTAAGTAGTACTAACCTAAAAGTAGTAAATGCTAAAATAAAGAGTGGTACGTTTACTATTCCCATTGCTTCGATCCGGAATTTTGATTTATCAGAAGAAGTAAAACCGCAGCTTTTAAACCACTTAAAAAGTCCTGACTTTTTTAATTTAGCTTTGTATCCGGAAGCTTCTTTTACGATTGTGCAGGTAACGCCTTATACTGGCAAAGAAAGTACGGCCATTATAGGCGCTAACTACCTTGTAAACGGCAATTTTACTCTCTTGGGAAAAACTAACTCCATCAGTTTTCCGGCTAAAATAAATATAAATAACAAAAAGCTTACGGCGGAAGCTACTTTTACCCTCGACCGCACTAAATGGGGCATGAACTATGCCGCTGATCCTGCCTTAGGAGAGCATCATATTTTACCCGCAGTAAGCATTCACCTACTATTAAACGGACACAGATCTTAA
- a CDS encoding cupin domain-containing protein, producing MQTLTTNLINPEISAYRNYQGGFFKVLISPEETQGNFALIDMTLPQGVEPPVHLHSREDETFYLLEGEITFYVGEKVTKLKTGESIFAPRQVPHHFKINTPSARFLSLITPGNFLEYFMQFSFPAAEEVQVIPPQGPPPSEHIAFMMSELNQKYGVLFI from the coding sequence ATGCAAACCTTAACCACAAACCTTATTAACCCTGAGATTAGTGCTTACCGTAACTACCAGGGTGGATTTTTTAAAGTTTTAATTTCGCCGGAAGAAACCCAGGGCAACTTTGCGTTGATTGATATGACCTTACCGCAAGGAGTGGAACCTCCCGTACATTTACATTCGCGCGAAGACGAAACATTTTACCTTTTAGAAGGGGAAATTACTTTTTACGTAGGAGAAAAAGTTACTAAATTAAAGACCGGAGAATCTATTTTTGCTCCCCGGCAAGTGCCGCACCATTTTAAAATAAATACCCCCAGTGCCCGGTTTTTATCTTTAATTACCCCCGGTAACTTCCTGGAATATTTTATGCAGTTTAGTTTTCCGGCCGCCGAAGAAGTACAAGTAATTCCTCCTCAAGGGCCTCCACCCTCTGAACATATTGCGTTTATGATGTCGGAATTAAATCAAAAATACGGGGTATTATTTATATAA
- a CDS encoding AraC family transcriptional regulator: MKAEIFKPSPFLRQYIDNYMLVDINWQDTAALASVWRLIPYGKISMLFLYGDAHEYNLIGPTAPMQKTRQAFMVGQLTQPIWLKFSGHTRLIKIQFKDTGAQQFLPMNMEEFTNVPSLDLEAIWGKSISLLLEQIFEANSDVERINYLNNFLENRLLPQNNQVDYVDYTLAQLKLNQGNLAIKSLEGQLGISTRQLERLFRTRLGLSPKEMSKIIRLNCAFSNLEANPTASLTQLSYEAGYYDQAHFSRDFKGIAGVSPSQLFSQTSHELFVTHGECFVKQKPMNLSRKTSILATK; the protein is encoded by the coding sequence ATGAAGGCCGAAATATTTAAACCAAGTCCTTTTCTTAGGCAATACATTGATAATTACATGCTGGTAGATATCAACTGGCAAGATACGGCTGCGCTGGCATCGGTGTGGCGGTTAATACCTTACGGAAAAATATCGATGCTCTTTCTGTACGGCGATGCCCATGAATATAACTTAATAGGGCCAACTGCCCCCATGCAAAAAACCCGGCAAGCTTTTATGGTTGGGCAGCTAACGCAGCCTATTTGGTTAAAATTTTCCGGTCATACCCGTTTAATAAAAATTCAGTTTAAAGATACCGGCGCGCAGCAATTTCTGCCCATGAACATGGAAGAATTTACGAATGTACCGAGCCTGGATTTAGAAGCCATTTGGGGTAAGTCTATTTCTTTACTGTTAGAGCAAATTTTTGAGGCCAACTCAGATGTGGAAAGAATAAATTACTTAAACAATTTTTTGGAAAATCGCCTGTTGCCCCAAAACAATCAGGTAGATTACGTAGATTATACGTTGGCTCAATTAAAGTTAAACCAAGGTAATTTAGCAATTAAAAGCCTGGAAGGGCAACTAGGTATCAGTACCCGGCAACTCGAACGGTTATTCCGGACCCGGCTAGGTTTATCGCCTAAGGAAATGAGTAAAATTATTCGGCTCAACTGCGCTTTTTCTAACCTCGAAGCTAACCCTACTGCTTCTCTCACGCAACTTTCTTACGAAGCGGGTTACTACGACCAAGCTCACTTCTCCCGCGACTTTAAGGGAATTGCAGGGGTTAGTCCTTCCCAGCTTTTTTCGCAAACTTCCCATGAATTATTTGTTACCCACGGGGAATGTTTTGTGAAGCAAAAGCCTATGAACTTGTCTCGGAAAACGAGCATTTTAGCAACTAAGTAA
- a CDS encoding alpha/beta hydrolase family protein: MKTNNPFISTISMVPNLEKNRSLTRRSFLQLSGLGLGGLLLWSCNEPPPNPSPISWQPHALTPVFYGFKDYSTTEGVPGKCRVFFPTIDGSPQNATILPARYSYPLIILAHGHCDEMNHYTKWFQLPAQLARCGYVVVVPEMPGISIHPSNPDHPSLTRLAQIVTWMRSGWPHSNLLFSSAAHTGIIGHSYGALLGARFAVQQQLAAYASIAGVWEDWPSGSLPIAGFTKPTLFIRGTDDWFTNVSNLLWSSLALQKHMTVFKDGRHWDYLPAGMSTCENGRGPCTRTPVITADIVSMFFAKYLQPKFTSALSLRIPDSLVPPLPLQLTYEQEFYAGSHLTGFPISSNSGCTVTLSWETYNGSGSV, from the coding sequence ATGAAAACAAATAATCCATTCATTTCTACCATCTCCATGGTACCGAATTTAGAAAAAAACCGTTCCCTTACCCGACGCTCTTTCCTGCAATTATCTGGTTTGGGCTTAGGCGGGCTTCTTTTATGGAGTTGCAACGAGCCTCCACCTAATCCTTCACCGATTAGCTGGCAACCGCATGCCTTAACGCCGGTATTTTACGGCTTCAAAGACTACAGCACTACCGAGGGTGTACCGGGTAAATGCCGGGTATTCTTTCCTACTATTGATGGTTCACCCCAAAATGCGACTATTTTACCCGCCCGCTATTCTTACCCACTTATAATTTTAGCGCATGGCCACTGCGACGAGATGAACCATTATACAAAATGGTTTCAACTACCGGCTCAACTAGCCCGTTGCGGGTACGTGGTAGTGGTACCCGAAATGCCCGGCATTAGCATTCACCCTTCTAATCCGGATCATCCCAGTTTAACCCGCCTGGCTCAAATAGTAACCTGGATGCGGTCGGGTTGGCCGCATAGTAATTTATTATTTTCTTCGGCTGCGCACACGGGCATTATTGGTCATTCTTACGGAGCCTTATTGGGAGCCCGTTTTGCGGTGCAGCAGCAATTAGCGGCTTATGCCTCTATAGCCGGAGTTTGGGAAGATTGGCCATCCGGCTCGTTGCCTATAGCAGGATTTACTAAACCTACTTTATTTATCCGGGGCACGGATGATTGGTTTACTAATGTGAGTAATTTGTTATGGTCTTCGCTGGCCTTGCAAAAACACATGACAGTATTTAAAGATGGCCGGCACTGGGATTATTTACCAGCCGGTATGAGTACCTGCGAGAATGGCCGCGGCCCTTGTACCCGCACTCCGGTCATAACCGCCGATATAGTTTCCATGTTCTTTGCCAAATACCTGCAACCGAAATTTACCTCGGCCTTAAGCCTGCGCATTCCCGACAGCCTCGTTCCGCCACTTCCCCTGCAACTCACCTACGAGCAGGAATTTTACGCCGGATCTCATCTTACCGGATTTCCCATTTCTAGCAACTCGGGGTGTACAGTTACTTTATCCTGGGAAACCTACAACGGAAGTGGCAGTGTTTAA